The Micromonospora sp. WMMD961 genome has a segment encoding these proteins:
- a CDS encoding AAA family ATPase: MPALDLDTHLDTDLSAERAHLATSRAALRRMRERAEALFASGDQVAGDAYAAETLGRTLARRVAELADDPTTPLFFGRLDFAGTVPETTDNGTTDSGTTDSKATDGRTASNATASNATASNATADDTSTSTSTSTSTSDHDGRRYHVGRRHVTDERGEPLVLDWRAPVSRSFYRASARDPQGVAVRRRFGFSNGVLTSFEDERLDRGEELGTTSRILTAEIERPRVGPMRDIVATIQPEQDELVRADLADSICVQGAPGTGKTAVGLHRAAYLLYLHRERLRRAGVLIVGPNRAFLSYIAAVLPALGEVEVEQATVEELISRAPVRAVEMPAVAALKHDVRMASVLRRAVRAQIGTPNESITVSDGSFRWRIGLEPLHRIVEETRREGLPYGTGRERVRARVVSLLQRQAEARRAESPGDAWLRRMGRCRPVTDFLDAVWPALTPEGLVHGLLSDPDRLAAAADGLLDDAEQALLVWEKPPRTPKATRWTAADTVLIDEAAGLLERPSGFGHVVVDEAQDLSPMQCRAIARRSEHGSITLLGDLAQGTAPWSATDWKDSLAHLGKPEAVVVPLTIGFRVPAAVVAFANLLLPALAVDVPPAESLRHDGGLDVRTVTDLTSATVAEVRAALAHDGSVGVIAADAAVDGLRAALADAGVATATADDVATAERVTVVPATLVKGLEYDHVVVVEPAAIVAAEPRGLHRLYVVLTRAVSRLAVLHHEPLPEPLSTAQH; the protein is encoded by the coding sequence ATGCCCGCACTTGACCTCGACACCCACCTCGACACGGATCTGTCCGCCGAACGCGCTCACCTCGCAACCTCGCGGGCAGCGCTACGCCGGATGCGGGAGCGGGCCGAAGCTCTCTTCGCCAGCGGTGACCAGGTTGCCGGCGACGCCTACGCAGCCGAAACGCTCGGCCGCACACTGGCCCGCCGGGTGGCCGAGTTGGCGGACGACCCCACCACACCACTCTTCTTCGGTCGCCTCGACTTCGCGGGAACGGTACCCGAAACCACAGACAACGGCACCACAGACAGCGGCACCACAGACAGCAAGGCCACCGACGGTCGAACCGCCAGCAACGCGACCGCCAGCAACGCGACCGCCAGCAACGCGACCGCCGATGACACCAGCACCAGCACCAGCACCAGCACCAGCACCAGTGATCATGACGGCCGGCGGTACCACGTGGGGCGGCGGCACGTTACCGACGAGCGCGGCGAGCCGTTGGTGCTGGACTGGCGGGCGCCGGTCTCCCGGTCGTTCTACCGCGCCAGCGCGCGGGATCCGCAGGGGGTGGCCGTCCGGCGGCGGTTCGGGTTCAGCAACGGGGTGCTGACGAGCTTCGAAGATGAGCGGTTGGATCGGGGCGAGGAACTCGGTACGACCAGTCGGATCCTCACGGCCGAGATCGAACGGCCGCGCGTCGGGCCGATGCGGGACATCGTTGCCACCATTCAGCCGGAGCAGGACGAGCTGGTTCGGGCCGACCTGGCCGACTCGATCTGTGTGCAGGGCGCGCCGGGCACGGGGAAGACGGCGGTCGGGCTGCACCGGGCCGCGTACCTGCTCTATCTGCACCGGGAGCGACTGCGGCGGGCCGGCGTGCTGATCGTCGGGCCGAACCGGGCGTTCCTGTCGTACATCGCGGCGGTGCTGCCAGCGCTCGGCGAGGTCGAGGTCGAGCAGGCCACAGTGGAGGAGCTGATCTCTCGGGCGCCGGTGCGGGCGGTCGAGATGCCGGCAGTCGCCGCGCTGAAGCACGACGTACGCATGGCGAGCGTGCTGCGACGCGCGGTGCGGGCACAGATCGGCACGCCGAACGAGTCGATCACCGTGTCGGACGGTTCGTTCCGGTGGCGGATCGGGTTGGAGCCGTTGCACCGGATCGTCGAGGAGACCCGCCGGGAAGGGCTGCCGTACGGCACCGGCCGGGAACGGGTCCGGGCCCGGGTGGTGAGTCTGCTGCAACGGCAGGCCGAAGCCCGCCGGGCCGAGTCGCCCGGTGACGCCTGGCTGCGCCGGATGGGCCGCTGCCGACCAGTCACCGACTTCCTGGACGCGGTGTGGCCGGCGCTCACCCCGGAAGGGCTGGTGCACGGGCTGCTCTCCGACCCGGATCGACTCGCCGCGGCGGCGGACGGGCTGCTCGACGACGCCGAACAGGCCCTGCTGGTGTGGGAGAAGCCGCCTCGGACCCCGAAGGCGACCCGCTGGACCGCCGCCGACACGGTCTTGATCGACGAGGCGGCCGGGCTGCTCGAACGACCCTCCGGGTTCGGGCACGTGGTGGTGGACGAGGCGCAGGATCTCTCCCCGATGCAGTGTCGGGCCATTGCCCGCCGCAGTGAGCACGGCTCGATCACCCTTCTCGGTGACCTCGCCCAGGGCACCGCGCCGTGGTCGGCCACGGACTGGAAGGACTCCCTTGCCCACCTGGGCAAGCCGGAGGCTGTGGTGGTCCCGTTGACGATCGGCTTCCGGGTACCCGCCGCGGTGGTCGCGTTCGCGAACCTGCTCCTCCCGGCGCTCGCGGTGGACGTACCGCCGGCTGAGTCACTGCGGCACGACGGCGGCCTGGACGTGCGTACCGTGACCGACCTGACCTCGGCGACGGTGGCGGAGGTGCGCGCGGCGCTCGCGCACGACGGCTCGGTGGGTGTGATCGCCGCGGACGCCGCGGTGGACGGGCTGCGCGCGGCGCTGGCCGACGCCGGTGTCGCAACCGCGACCGCCGACGACGTGGCGACCGCGGAGCGGGTCACCGTGGTGCCCGCGACGCTGGTCAAGGGCCTGGAGTACGACCATGTGGTGGTGGTCGAGCCGGCCGCGATCGTCGCGGCCGAACCGCGCGGGCTACACCGGCTGTACGTGGTGCTCACCCGGGCGGTGTCGCGGCTGGCGGTGCTGCACCACGAACCGCTGCCCGAGCCGCTGTCGACCGCGCAGCACTGA
- a CDS encoding WXG100 family type VII secretion target, with amino-acid sequence MSTEALTRNKTYFEQIVSGTPDPFKPLSNAVLWPFEQLLELVAGEPDDLMRAAQLCLDTGAAVREIAGEQIQHRARLRGAWSGDAAESFHASMESVEEAIEELAKGLDGTKEVLVDAANAAVDAFNLLVELILEFLLWFLTEVIIAAVAAALSAGISLAATVVRVLARLATTVGRMVKIVARFAEILTKLATKMQKVAELLMRYRRAVLEIRKAKKAYKVWNKSGWTAEGRAFQIEKFKTLFPGKFVINQVSPVNVPGIGGALLDTGVGLHDISDGTKDRNYLVDGTYREDLGPYTKGVQNVFDSILT; translated from the coding sequence ATGAGCACCGAGGCGTTGACGCGCAACAAGACCTACTTCGAGCAGATCGTGTCCGGCACCCCCGACCCGTTCAAGCCGCTGTCCAACGCGGTGCTCTGGCCCTTCGAGCAGCTCCTCGAACTCGTCGCCGGCGAGCCGGACGATTTGATGCGCGCCGCTCAGCTCTGCCTCGACACCGGCGCGGCGGTCCGTGAGATCGCCGGTGAGCAGATCCAGCACCGGGCCCGTCTGCGGGGGGCCTGGTCGGGTGACGCCGCCGAGAGCTTCCACGCCTCGATGGAGTCGGTGGAGGAAGCCATCGAGGAACTGGCCAAGGGGTTGGACGGCACCAAGGAGGTGCTGGTCGACGCCGCCAACGCCGCAGTGGACGCGTTCAACCTGCTGGTCGAGCTGATCCTCGAGTTCCTGCTCTGGTTCCTCACCGAGGTGATCATCGCGGCAGTGGCGGCGGCGTTGAGCGCCGGGATCTCGCTCGCGGCGACGGTCGTCCGGGTGTTGGCGCGGCTCGCCACCACCGTCGGACGGATGGTCAAGATCGTCGCCCGGTTCGCCGAGATCCTGACGAAGCTGGCCACCAAGATGCAGAAGGTCGCCGAGCTGCTGATGAGGTACCGTCGCGCGGTCCTGGAGATCCGCAAGGCGAAGAAGGCGTACAAGGTGTGGAACAAGTCCGGTTGGACGGCCGAGGGCAGGGCGTTCCAGATCGAGAAGTTCAAGACGCTCTTCCCGGGCAAATTCGTGATCAACCAGGTGTCCCCGGTCAACGTCCCCGGGATCGGCGGCGCCCTTTTGGACACCGGCGTCGGCCTGCACGACATCTCCGACGGCACGAAGGACCGCAACTACCTGGTGGACGGCACGTACCGCGAGGATCTGGGCCCCTACACCAAGGGCGTGCAGAATGTCTTCGACTCCATCCTGACCTGA
- a CDS encoding type VII secretion target: protein MSSPSSELEVQPEALTAFAKASTDRAARFRELHRSFGEGHVPRHAFGVMPASFSLAAAYAEQFEACLQGLADGAEVMADIAEGLDDTAGAYTGTDVANTDMFVPGRPAAPDVIAPGPWSSGTSSPGGTTGQVPA from the coding sequence GTGTCGAGCCCGAGCAGTGAGCTGGAGGTCCAGCCGGAGGCGCTGACGGCGTTCGCCAAGGCGTCCACCGACCGGGCGGCGCGCTTTCGCGAGTTGCACCGCTCGTTCGGCGAAGGGCACGTGCCCCGGCACGCGTTCGGGGTGATGCCGGCGTCCTTCAGCCTCGCGGCGGCGTACGCCGAGCAGTTCGAGGCGTGCCTGCAAGGGCTGGCCGACGGCGCCGAGGTGATGGCGGACATCGCCGAAGGGCTCGACGACACCGCCGGCGCCTACACCGGCACCGACGTGGCCAACACCGACATGTTCGTGCCCGGCCGCCCGGCCGCTCCCGACGTCATCGCACCAGGCCCCTGGTCGTCGGGCACCTCGTCTCCCGGCGGCACGACCGGGCAGGTGCCGGCATGA
- a CDS encoding ABC transporter permease, protein MQLALVHARYQLLEIIRIPVAVFGSAFFPAAAMIFFVVPFAGDDSVGATLATASMVTFSVMSANIFQYGVGVAEDRDQPWNPYTRTLPAGPAPRFAGRVLAGLALTYLSLIPVVVIGATLTAAEATPAAFLLAIGTVAVISVPFTLMGLAIGYSLPSKAAIVVAQVVFLPLAFGGGLLSAPGDAPGFIETIAPFLPTRGAAELMWAAVGDYRVQPLALIMLGVWVVLLAALAGWAYRRDEGRRFS, encoded by the coding sequence GTGCAGCTCGCCCTGGTCCACGCCCGATACCAACTCCTGGAGATCATCCGGATTCCGGTGGCGGTCTTCGGGAGCGCCTTCTTCCCGGCCGCCGCCATGATCTTCTTCGTGGTGCCGTTCGCCGGCGACGACTCGGTCGGCGCCACCCTCGCCACCGCGTCGATGGTCACCTTCTCGGTGATGAGCGCCAACATCTTCCAGTACGGCGTCGGTGTCGCCGAGGACCGCGACCAACCCTGGAACCCGTACACCCGGACCCTGCCGGCCGGGCCGGCACCCCGCTTCGCCGGCCGCGTGCTGGCCGGCCTGGCGCTGACGTACCTCTCGCTGATCCCGGTCGTCGTGATCGGCGCGACACTGACCGCGGCCGAGGCCACCCCGGCGGCGTTTCTACTGGCCATCGGGACCGTGGCCGTGATCTCGGTGCCGTTCACGCTGATGGGCCTGGCCATCGGCTACTCGCTGCCGAGCAAGGCGGCGATCGTCGTCGCGCAGGTCGTCTTCCTGCCGCTCGCGTTCGGCGGCGGGCTGCTCTCCGCGCCGGGCGACGCGCCCGGGTTCATCGAGACGATCGCCCCGTTCCTGCCCACCCGGGGCGCGGCAGAGCTGATGTGGGCGGCGGTCGGCGACTACCGCGTCCAACCGCTGGCGCTGATCATGCTCGGCGTCTGGGTGGTGCTGCTCGCCGCGCTGGCCGGCTGGGCGTACCGACGGGACGAGGGTCGCCGGTTCAGCTGA
- a CDS encoding ABC transporter ATP-binding protein, producing the protein MTLARADQASRRYGDVLALDRVDLEVRAGELVGLLGPNGAGKSTLMNLLVGLRRPSSGRVELFGRDPRDPASRRQIGVTPQETGLPGTLRVGEVVDFVSAHYPDPVPRAELLDQFGLGDLARRQTGGLSGGQRRRLAVALAFVGRPRLVFLDEPTTGLDVAARHTLWEAIRAFHDDGGTVLLSSHYLEEVEALAHRVVVIGQGRVLADDTVDAVRGIVGVRRVSLVADHLPDLPGVVRTERVDGRLHLLTTDADELVRALVRAGTAFTDLEVRPTSLEEAFLAITGGGRSIADQATAEDRPATAGTGGRPTTV; encoded by the coding sequence ATGACCCTCGCCCGCGCCGACCAGGCCAGCCGCCGGTACGGCGACGTCCTCGCCCTCGACCGCGTCGACCTCGAAGTCCGGGCCGGTGAGCTGGTCGGCCTGCTCGGGCCGAACGGCGCCGGCAAGAGCACCCTGATGAACCTCCTGGTCGGCCTGCGTCGCCCCAGCTCGGGGCGGGTCGAGCTGTTCGGTCGCGACCCCCGCGACCCGGCGAGCCGACGACAGATCGGGGTCACCCCGCAGGAGACCGGCCTGCCGGGCACGCTGCGCGTCGGCGAGGTCGTCGACTTCGTCTCCGCGCACTACCCGGACCCGGTACCCCGCGCCGAGCTGCTCGACCAGTTCGGCCTGGGCGACCTCGCCCGGCGGCAGACCGGTGGGCTCTCCGGGGGGCAGCGCCGGCGACTGGCGGTGGCGTTGGCGTTCGTCGGCCGACCCCGGTTGGTGTTCCTCGACGAACCGACCACCGGCCTGGACGTGGCCGCCCGGCACACCCTGTGGGAGGCGATCCGCGCGTTCCACGACGACGGCGGCACCGTGCTGCTGAGCAGCCACTATCTGGAGGAGGTGGAGGCGCTGGCCCACCGGGTGGTGGTGATCGGGCAGGGCCGGGTGCTCGCCGACGACACGGTGGACGCCGTGCGCGGCATCGTCGGCGTACGCCGGGTCAGCCTCGTCGCCGACCACCTGCCCGACCTGCCCGGGGTCGTCCGCACCGAACGGGTCGACGGCCGACTGCACCTGCTCACCACCGACGCCGACGAGCTGGTCCGAGCGCTGGTCCGGGCCGGAACGGCCTTCACCGACCTGGAGGTACGGCCGACCTCGCTGGAGGAGGCGTTCCTCGCCATCACCGGTGGGGGCAGGTCCATCGCCGACCAGGCCACCGCCGAGGACCGACCCGCCACCGCCGGCACCGGCGGCCGACCCACCACCGTCTGA
- a CDS encoding YbaB/EbfC family nucleoid-associated protein: MTFPGLDRIEALARNLDSWQRELAGRMTELEDSSAEGVSDSGLVRVTAAADGTIVSTEVNARAMRLDSYTLAEEFTAAAKRAQEAAAARVRELVGEVMADAPGSGRSAGGRRPAESSRPAAGSQVPDDRPDWY, from the coding sequence ATGACCTTTCCCGGTCTGGACCGCATCGAGGCGCTGGCTCGCAACCTGGACAGCTGGCAGCGTGAGCTGGCCGGAAGGATGACCGAGCTGGAAGACAGCAGCGCCGAGGGCGTGAGCGACTCCGGCCTGGTCCGGGTCACCGCTGCGGCGGACGGCACGATCGTCTCGACCGAGGTGAACGCCCGGGCGATGCGCCTCGACTCGTACACCCTGGCCGAGGAGTTCACCGCCGCCGCCAAGCGCGCCCAGGAGGCAGCCGCCGCCCGGGTCCGCGAACTGGTCGGCGAGGTGATGGCCGACGCGCCCGGCAGCGGTCGATCAGCCGGAGGCCGTCGGCCGGCCGAGAGCAGTCGGCCGGCCGCCGGCAGCCAGGTGCCCGACGACCGCCCGGATTGGTACTGA
- a CDS encoding winged helix-turn-helix domain-containing protein, giving the protein MTEARADSRRMTISDPQVMRAMAHPARIAIMEYLNSRESGGTATECADIVGLSPSATSYHLRALAKFGLVEQAPSRGDARERLWRVSSSSVLVEAGRDAGPEARAAEQALVEAHAVRGMERTRDWLRRAGDEPAEWYDTALFTDTLLLLTAEELSGLNEAVMALLRPYQARRRQADPPPGARSVAVQYRTVPLA; this is encoded by the coding sequence ATGACCGAGGCCCGCGCCGATTCGCGTCGGATGACGATCAGTGACCCGCAGGTGATGCGGGCGATGGCGCATCCGGCCCGGATTGCGATCATGGAGTACCTGAACAGCCGCGAGAGCGGCGGGACTGCCACCGAGTGCGCCGACATCGTCGGGCTGTCGCCGAGCGCCACCAGTTATCACCTGCGGGCGTTGGCGAAGTTCGGTCTGGTCGAGCAGGCGCCGAGTCGTGGGGACGCGCGCGAGCGGCTGTGGCGCGTGTCGAGTTCGAGTGTGCTGGTCGAGGCCGGTCGTGATGCCGGGCCGGAGGCGCGTGCGGCGGAGCAGGCGCTGGTGGAGGCGCATGCGGTCCGCGGCATGGAACGGACCCGGGACTGGTTGCGGCGCGCCGGGGACGAGCCTGCGGAGTGGTACGACACGGCGCTGTTCACCGACACGTTGCTGTTGCTGACCGCCGAGGAGTTGAGCGGGCTGAACGAGGCGGTCATGGCGCTGCTCCGGCCGTACCAGGCGCGACGGCGTCAGGCCGATCCGCCCCCGGGGGCGCGTTCG
- a CDS encoding transcriptional regulator, translating to MTELDPVIHVQARLRVVASLSALNVGDKIAFPRLQELLGMTAGNLSVHLRKLEDAGYVEISKTHRGRTPATLVGLSRRGRLAFEEYTEAIRTLLDPTPSKEQP from the coding sequence GTGACCGAACTGGACCCGGTTATCCACGTGCAGGCCCGGCTGCGGGTGGTGGCCAGCCTCTCCGCTCTCAATGTCGGCGACAAGATCGCGTTCCCCCGCCTGCAGGAGCTGCTCGGGATGACCGCCGGCAACCTCTCGGTGCACCTGCGCAAGCTCGAGGACGCCGGCTACGTGGAGATCAGCAAGACCCATCGTGGACGCACCCCGGCGACCCTGGTCGGGCTCAGCCGACGAGGCCGGCTGGCGTTCGAGGAGTACACCGAAGCGATCCGCACCCTGCTCGACCCCACTCCGTCGAAGGAGCAGCCATGA
- a CDS encoding HNH endonuclease signature motif containing protein: MLRALAQAGDAVDDCAQASLWGLVDDELLASLDAAHVLTQRLAAVHLGLVRELDSRGLAVAQGASSTASWLRERLRLTSRSARQLVQLAGTVDAAPPAVQDALLSGAMSVEQGRVVAETIAALPPEAGPEVANKATQLLVDWADRFDPTILSRLGERVLTHVAPDLADQAELAALKRATERAEARRHVTLSEQQNGQVRLSGNLDTETASLLREAIDPLCTPAGEHDDRSPGQRRADALGEVCRLALRTGELPDNGGDRPQLVVTVSLDELVNGVRAGTLETGGSLTPGAIRRIACDAGVLPAVLGGNSQVLDVGRQRRLFNGPLRRALVLRDGGCAFPGCDRPSRWCDGHHVRHWADGGVTALGNAVLLCGYHHRLVHRGEWTIRIAPDGRPDFLPPSWLDPLRTPRRNLYHRRC, translated from the coding sequence ATGTTGAGGGCGTTGGCGCAGGCAGGAGATGCCGTCGACGACTGCGCCCAAGCCTCGCTGTGGGGGCTAGTCGACGACGAGTTGCTCGCCTCTCTCGACGCGGCGCACGTGCTGACGCAGCGGCTGGCCGCCGTCCACCTCGGTCTGGTGCGCGAGTTGGACAGTCGCGGCCTGGCGGTCGCCCAGGGCGCCTCGTCCACCGCCAGCTGGCTGCGGGAGCGGCTCCGGCTCACCAGTCGATCAGCCCGCCAACTGGTCCAGCTCGCCGGCACCGTCGACGCCGCCCCACCGGCGGTGCAGGACGCGCTGCTCAGCGGTGCGATGTCCGTTGAGCAGGGTCGGGTGGTGGCAGAGACGATCGCCGCCCTTCCACCGGAGGCCGGCCCGGAGGTGGCGAACAAAGCCACTCAGCTGCTGGTCGACTGGGCCGACCGCTTCGATCCGACAATCCTGAGCCGGCTCGGGGAGCGCGTCCTCACGCACGTCGCACCGGACCTCGCCGACCAGGCCGAGTTGGCCGCCCTCAAACGCGCCACCGAGCGCGCCGAGGCCCGCCGGCACGTCACGCTCTCCGAGCAGCAAAACGGGCAGGTACGCCTCAGCGGCAACCTCGACACCGAAACCGCGAGCCTGCTACGTGAGGCGATCGACCCGCTCTGCACCCCGGCCGGTGAGCACGACGACCGCAGCCCCGGTCAGCGACGGGCGGATGCGCTGGGCGAGGTCTGCCGGCTCGCGCTCCGCACCGGTGAGCTGCCCGACAACGGTGGCGACCGGCCGCAGCTCGTGGTGACCGTCTCGCTGGACGAGTTGGTCAACGGCGTACGCGCCGGCACCCTGGAGACCGGCGGGTCCCTCACGCCCGGCGCGATCCGCCGCATCGCGTGCGACGCGGGCGTGCTGCCCGCTGTGCTGGGCGGCAACAGCCAGGTCCTGGACGTCGGACGTCAGCGCCGACTCTTCAACGGCCCGCTACGCCGTGCACTGGTGCTACGCGACGGCGGTTGCGCCTTTCCTGGCTGTGATCGGCCGTCCCGATGGTGCGATGGTCACCACGTCCGGCACTGGGCTGACGGTGGTGTGACAGCACTGGGCAACGCAGTGCTGCTCTGCGGCTACCACCACCGGCTCGTTCACCGCGGCGAGTGGACGATCCGCATCGCGCCCGACGGCCGACCCGACTTTCTCCCGCCCAGCTGGCTCGACCCGCTGCGCACACCGCGACGCAATCTCTACCACCGGCGCTGCTGA
- a CDS encoding transporter — MDLDDELPPTDAAAALRLIQDQRSATARRLDPDVRLLYWPWGVAWLVGFGLFFLRFSPGEKELLPLPSWLPLTVLFALLLAAAAVQAVASVRAYGQVSGESARRGRWYGCAWALGPVSVYAGLGQVSEHLPHDLAALLWSATAVGLTGALHMAGGAIWLDRDLFRLGVWISVINLAGVFAGPGWHALVVSVAGGGAMLVAGALARRRQRQRQQP, encoded by the coding sequence GTGGATCTAGACGACGAACTCCCACCCACCGACGCGGCGGCCGCGCTGCGGCTGATCCAGGACCAGCGGTCCGCGACAGCGCGTCGACTCGACCCCGACGTCCGCCTGCTCTACTGGCCCTGGGGAGTCGCCTGGTTGGTCGGCTTCGGGCTCTTCTTCCTGCGGTTCTCCCCCGGCGAGAAGGAGTTGCTCCCGCTGCCGAGCTGGCTACCGCTGACCGTTCTCTTCGCACTGCTCCTGGCCGCCGCAGCGGTCCAGGCGGTCGCCAGCGTCCGGGCCTACGGCCAGGTCAGCGGAGAGTCCGCGCGGCGTGGTCGCTGGTACGGGTGCGCCTGGGCGCTCGGTCCGGTGAGCGTCTACGCGGGGCTCGGCCAGGTCTCCGAGCACCTGCCGCACGACCTGGCGGCGCTGCTCTGGTCGGCGACGGCAGTCGGGCTGACCGGCGCGTTGCACATGGCCGGCGGGGCGATCTGGCTGGACCGGGACCTGTTCCGGCTGGGCGTCTGGATCAGCGTGATCAACCTGGCCGGCGTGTTCGCCGGGCCCGGCTGGCACGCACTTGTCGTGTCGGTGGCTGGCGGCGGCGCAATGCTGGTGGCCGGCGCGCTGGCCCGGCGGCGACAGCGACAGCGACAGCAGCCGTGA